The following are encoded in a window of Candidatus Microthrix parvicella Bio17-1 genomic DNA:
- a CDS encoding cation diffusion facilitator family transporter: protein MGGDGHNHGAGALRAGARHQKRLMIAFALIAAFFVVEAVGGILTNSLALLSDAGHMLTDVVGLGMALAAIQLANNHARKQEISQHSFGLYRLEILAAFVNALLLFGVAIYVLIEALRRFTGTPEVLGIPMLIVATLGLAVNLVAFVLLREGASESLNVEGAYLEVLADTIGSVGVIVAALLLQLFGWTWVDPVIGAAIGLWILPRTWRLGGQAVRILLQAAPPEIDLAEVGERLAAIPGVIDVHDLHVWTLTSEMENASVHLVVESTDDSHDVLDRARSLLQQRYGIGHATLQVEPADHEGCDELAW from the coding sequence ATGGGCGGCGACGGTCACAACCACGGGGCCGGGGCGCTGCGCGCCGGTGCCCGCCACCAGAAGCGGCTGATGATCGCCTTCGCCCTGATCGCCGCGTTTTTCGTGGTCGAAGCCGTCGGCGGCATACTCACCAACTCGTTGGCCCTGCTGTCCGACGCCGGGCACATGCTGACCGACGTCGTGGGGTTGGGCATGGCGTTGGCGGCGATCCAGCTGGCCAACAACCACGCTCGCAAGCAGGAGATCAGCCAGCATTCGTTTGGGCTGTACCGCCTGGAGATCCTGGCGGCGTTCGTCAATGCCCTGCTGCTGTTCGGCGTGGCGATCTACGTCTTGATCGAGGCGCTCCGTCGCTTCACCGGCACCCCGGAGGTACTCGGCATTCCAATGCTGATCGTGGCGACGCTGGGCCTGGCGGTCAACCTGGTGGCGTTTGTCCTGCTGAGGGAGGGTGCCTCCGAGAGCCTCAACGTGGAGGGTGCCTACCTGGAGGTGCTGGCCGACACGATCGGCTCGGTGGGGGTCATCGTCGCCGCACTCCTGCTGCAACTCTTCGGCTGGACCTGGGTGGACCCGGTGATCGGCGCCGCCATCGGCCTTTGGATACTGCCCCGCACCTGGCGGTTGGGGGGCCAGGCCGTGCGGATTTTGCTACAGGCGGCCCCGCCCGAGATCGACCTGGCGGAGGTCGGCGAACGCTTGGCCGCCATCCCCGGGGTCATCGACGTGCACGACCTGCACGTGTGGACCCTGACGTCCGAGATGGAGAACGCGTCAGTGCACCTGGTGGTGGAGTCGACCGACGATTCCCATGACGTGCTCGACCGGGCACGGAGCCTGCTCCAGCAGCGCTATGGCATCGGCCACGCCACCCTGCAGGTGGAGCCGGCCGACCACGAGGGATGCGACGAGCTGGCCTGGTAG
- a CDS encoding metal ABC transporter permease, which translates to MDLLGPYQFEFFRNGVMVATLAGGLCGLVGAFVVLKGMSYIGHGLSHAIFGGFAASALLGVNFVLGAGAWGIASALMINGVTRRRVIGADAAIGVITTASFALGLALFAVFGRQGQSFDAALFGSILGVEPAQVWGIAALFAVVGALVFVFYRPLLFTTFDPEVATASGLPTARIDAALMVVLAATILATMQVLGVTLIAAALVIPATVARMLTNSFSRLLVLATVIGSATGFVGMNVSYHLDIQSGPAIVLVGAGLFAVVFVASGSSIRGRLAIGHH; encoded by the coding sequence GTGGACCTGCTGGGGCCCTATCAGTTTGAGTTCTTCCGCAACGGCGTGATGGTGGCCACCCTGGCGGGAGGGCTGTGTGGTCTGGTCGGTGCCTTCGTCGTGTTGAAGGGCATGAGCTACATCGGCCATGGCCTGTCGCACGCCATATTTGGCGGGTTCGCCGCCAGCGCGCTGTTGGGCGTCAACTTTGTGTTGGGTGCGGGCGCGTGGGGCATCGCCTCGGCGCTGATGATCAATGGGGTCACACGCCGACGGGTGATTGGGGCCGATGCTGCAATCGGTGTGATCACCACCGCTTCGTTCGCGCTGGGACTGGCGTTGTTCGCCGTGTTTGGACGCCAGGGGCAAAGCTTCGATGCGGCGCTCTTCGGCAGCATCCTTGGTGTTGAGCCCGCCCAGGTGTGGGGCATCGCAGCACTGTTCGCGGTGGTTGGAGCGCTGGTCTTCGTGTTCTATCGCCCGCTCCTTTTCACGACGTTCGACCCGGAGGTGGCCACGGCGTCCGGGTTGCCCACCGCTCGCATCGATGCGGCGCTCATGGTGGTGCTGGCTGCAACCATCCTGGCCACCATGCAGGTGCTCGGGGTGACGCTGATCGCCGCCGCACTGGTTATTCCGGCCACGGTGGCCCGAATGCTCACCAACAGCTTCAGCCGGTTACTCGTGCTGGCCACCGTCATCGGCTCGGCCACCGGGTTCGTGGGCATGAACGTGAGTTATCACCTGGACATTCAGTCCGGCCCGGCCATCGTGCTGGTCGGCGCGGGCTTGTTCGCCGTGGTTTTCGTGGCCTCGGGATCGTCGATACGGGGTCGTCTCGCCATCGGGCATCACTGA
- a CDS encoding metal ABC transporter ATP-binding protein, translating into MTSAVAGELVRLEGVSCRYGGDPVLSDVSLSVGAGEFIGVVGPSGSGKSTLLKAILGMVKPLAGSVYRRPGVRVGYVPQVETVDWSFPVTVAECVLMARARRSGGGFRRWAPWPDRTERMEVDAVLARLGIAELADRHIRHLSGGQQQRVFVARALLGRPELLLMDEPTSGVDVATRHEFLHLLRDLNQPGPSSRDQHEDGLAIVLTTHDLNGIATHLPHVVCLNTEVIGAGAPHDVLTAEVLERTYGARMDVLEHAGMPFVVEHHELVAAPIDRIGA; encoded by the coding sequence ATGACGTCGGCTGTAGCGGGCGAACTGGTCCGTCTCGAGGGCGTCAGCTGTCGATACGGCGGGGACCCGGTGCTCTCCGACGTCAGCCTGAGCGTGGGCGCAGGGGAGTTCATCGGCGTGGTTGGCCCGTCCGGCTCAGGTAAGAGCACGTTGTTGAAAGCCATCTTGGGCATGGTGAAGCCGTTGGCGGGTTCGGTGTATCGGCGCCCTGGCGTTCGTGTTGGGTACGTGCCTCAGGTGGAGACGGTGGACTGGTCGTTTCCGGTCACGGTGGCCGAATGCGTGCTGATGGCCAGAGCCCGCCGCAGCGGTGGGGGATTTCGGCGCTGGGCGCCCTGGCCGGATCGCACCGAACGCATGGAGGTGGACGCCGTGCTGGCCCGCCTTGGGATCGCCGAGTTGGCTGATCGCCACATCCGCCACCTCTCCGGTGGTCAACAGCAGCGCGTGTTCGTGGCCCGGGCGTTACTCGGCCGTCCCGAACTCTTGCTGATGGATGAGCCGACCTCGGGGGTGGATGTCGCCACCCGTCACGAGTTCCTCCACCTTCTGCGCGACCTCAACCAGCCAGGCCCGAGTTCGCGGGATCAGCACGAAGACGGGCTCGCCATCGTGTTGACCACCCACGATCTCAACGGTATTGCCACCCACCTTCCGCACGTGGTGTGCCTCAACACCGAGGTGATCGGTGCCGGTGCCCCGCACGACGTCCTGACGGCGGAGGTGCTGGAACGCACCTACGGCGCCCGCATGGACGTGCTCGAACACGCCGGCATGCCCTTTGTCGTTGAGCACCACGAACTGGTTGCAGCCCCGATCGACAGGATTGGGGCCTGA
- a CDS encoding metal ABC transporter substrate-binding protein, with protein MLRTLQAFAVLVVVAASACSGGSDTATDGRPVIVTTVAPITSIVSSVVGDRATVTGIVPEGSDSHTFEPKPSAAEVLSKADVVYMNGLQLEEPTKKLAQANLADGAEVVELGTQAIPESEYLYDFSFPRSGGKPNPHLWTDPPLAKRYAEIVKDDVSKRDPKNADYYDTNYQRFAAQVDELDAAMRTSFKTIPNRRLLTYHDAYAYFAKTYDWKVVGAIQVSDFEDPTPKEVASLVGQVKREKVPAIFGSEVFPSPVLKQIGREADVRYVDVLRDDDLPGEPGEPEHSWMGLMRFDFITMTEALDGDATALKAVAVGDGVEDKADYPQ; from the coding sequence ATGTTGCGTACTCTGCAAGCGTTCGCCGTTCTGGTTGTCGTGGCGGCTTCGGCCTGCAGCGGGGGGTCGGACACGGCCACCGACGGCAGGCCGGTCATCGTCACCACGGTGGCACCGATCACCAGCATCGTTTCCAGCGTGGTCGGAGATCGGGCAACGGTCACGGGAATCGTTCCGGAGGGCAGCGACAGCCACACCTTTGAACCGAAGCCAAGCGCCGCCGAGGTGCTGTCGAAGGCGGACGTGGTGTATATGAACGGGTTGCAATTGGAAGAGCCCACCAAGAAGCTGGCCCAGGCCAACCTGGCCGACGGCGCGGAGGTGGTGGAGTTGGGGACACAGGCGATACCTGAGAGTGAGTACCTGTATGACTTCTCCTTCCCGCGTTCCGGGGGAAAGCCCAACCCGCATCTGTGGACCGACCCGCCGTTGGCAAAGCGCTACGCCGAGATCGTCAAGGACGACGTATCGAAGCGTGATCCGAAGAACGCCGACTATTACGACACCAACTACCAGCGCTTCGCCGCCCAGGTCGACGAGTTGGATGCCGCCATGCGCACCTCGTTCAAGACGATTCCCAACCGGCGGCTGCTGACCTACCACGACGCCTACGCCTATTTCGCGAAGACCTACGACTGGAAGGTTGTCGGCGCCATTCAGGTCTCGGACTTTGAGGATCCAACTCCGAAGGAGGTGGCGTCGCTGGTCGGGCAGGTGAAGCGGGAGAAGGTGCCGGCGATCTTCGGGTCGGAGGTGTTTCCCAGCCCGGTGCTGAAGCAGATCGGCCGCGAGGCCGACGTTCGCTACGTCGACGTGCTGCGCGACGACGACCTGCCCGGCGAGCCCGGCGAACCAGAGCACTCGTGGATGGGGCTGATGCGCTTCGACTTCATCACCATGACCGAGGCCCTTGATGGGGACGCCACCGCGCTGAAGGCCGTGGCGGTCGGTGACGGCGTTGAGGACAAGGCCGACTACCCGCAATGA
- a CDS encoding TetR/AcrR family transcriptional regulator translates to MATAGLPSPPLSKGEQTRQDILQAAIVRFGRDGFRGTSVADIARDANVSGTAAYAYFNNKKALFLAALDEDAAAAISEGMAIVFDESVDHRWRDGLLFSLVGSVSRHPLARRVLANHEPDVLDRVVDLPALAELRKAVAARLSVEQSEGTVRPDIDAAVVGAGLVSIILSLLMTMTQLGEHAPEDQATDVLAVFEAALTIR, encoded by the coding sequence ATGGCAACCGCCGGACTCCCTTCGCCGCCGTTGAGTAAGGGAGAGCAGACTCGCCAGGACATCCTGCAGGCCGCCATTGTCAGATTTGGCCGAGATGGGTTCCGCGGTACGTCGGTTGCCGATATTGCGCGCGACGCCAACGTGAGCGGAACGGCCGCGTATGCGTACTTCAACAACAAAAAGGCGCTGTTCCTTGCTGCCCTGGACGAGGATGCTGCGGCGGCCATCTCCGAAGGTATGGCCATCGTCTTTGACGAATCGGTGGATCATCGCTGGAGGGACGGGTTGCTGTTCAGCCTGGTGGGGTCGGTGAGTCGCCACCCGCTGGCCCGTCGCGTGCTGGCCAACCACGAGCCGGATGTGCTTGATCGGGTGGTCGACCTGCCGGCCCTGGCCGAGCTGCGCAAGGCGGTGGCGGCCCGGCTGAGTGTCGAGCAGTCCGAGGGCACGGTGCGTCCAGACATCGACGCTGCGGTGGTTGGTGCCGGGCTGGTGTCGATCATCTTGTCGCTGCTGATGACCATGACGCAGTTGGGGGAACATGCGCCGGAGGATCAGGCGACCGACGTTCTTGCGGTGTTCGAGGCGGCCCTGACCATTCGCTAG
- a CDS encoding neutral/alkaline non-lysosomal ceramidase N-terminal domain-containing protein, giving the protein MYQLGWAKADIGIEPAGRAMCGYGMWDHRARGQQTPLYARAWWVGGADGRAAIICVLDMAMVTHSMRAGVVDALTAELGDDFNPETFVLACTHSHSTPGGCGHEAMYNIVTPGFVPEHLEAVVRACATAVTGAKAAAAPTELTLDASEFAPSDDVAWNRSLGSYLANPEAMPLTETETHLALDRTMSVLTARRDGKPASLLSLFGVHCTSLGNSLERHDGDNKGYAAAYVEQALASDGGGEDESVAIFAQATAGDVSPHFHGPGDVARRNRISGEAEYVEARRNGDLQGETALAATSSTHGRGSGVDGPIDGVMTYLDLTEQTADPRFVDGHPNARTGEPCHGVAFFAGTRVDGPGMPKAIAVAARAQSKLLRRRRLRGLAKLPVEEAERLRRMYEAQDPKDILMEAKPKLQLGTPIDRVRLPDWADPSLAEMKRQARIGALKTSSMVPTVLPIQIVRIGQLALICCPGEFTTVAGRRVVETVRAALDGHGVTEVLIMTYCNDYMGYVTTHQEYEQQAYEGGHTIFGRWTLGAFQTQFEKLAQQLAMPSDDRDYDRDTRPAPQPADELALRSNLPVP; this is encoded by the coding sequence ATGTACCAACTGGGATGGGCAAAGGCCGATATCGGTATCGAACCTGCGGGTCGGGCCATGTGTGGCTACGGCATGTGGGATCACCGGGCCCGGGGGCAGCAGACACCGCTCTATGCCCGCGCCTGGTGGGTGGGCGGCGCCGACGGGCGGGCGGCGATCATCTGCGTCCTCGACATGGCCATGGTCACCCACTCCATGCGAGCAGGCGTGGTCGATGCCCTGACGGCCGAACTGGGCGACGACTTCAACCCGGAGACCTTCGTTTTGGCGTGCACCCACAGCCACTCCACACCGGGCGGATGTGGTCATGAAGCCATGTACAACATCGTGACCCCGGGGTTCGTGCCCGAACACCTTGAGGCGGTGGTGCGGGCGTGCGCCACCGCCGTCACCGGCGCCAAGGCGGCGGCGGCCCCCACCGAGCTCACCCTGGATGCCTCCGAGTTCGCGCCCAGTGACGATGTGGCATGGAACCGTTCGCTGGGGTCGTACCTGGCAAATCCCGAGGCGATGCCGCTGACCGAGACCGAAACCCACCTGGCGCTGGACCGCACCATGTCGGTGCTGACCGCTCGGCGTGACGGCAAGCCGGCCTCCTTGCTCAGCCTCTTCGGCGTGCACTGCACCAGCCTGGGCAACTCGCTGGAACGACACGATGGTGACAACAAGGGCTACGCCGCAGCGTATGTGGAGCAGGCCCTGGCATCCGACGGTGGGGGAGAAGACGAATCGGTCGCCATCTTCGCCCAGGCCACCGCGGGCGACGTGTCACCGCACTTTCACGGCCCCGGCGATGTGGCCCGTCGCAATCGAATCTCCGGCGAGGCCGAGTACGTCGAGGCGCGGCGCAACGGCGACCTGCAAGGCGAGACGGCCCTGGCCGCAACGAGCTCGACGCACGGCAGGGGGTCTGGCGTCGACGGCCCGATCGACGGGGTGATGACCTACCTGGATCTCACCGAGCAGACCGCCGATCCGCGGTTTGTCGACGGGCACCCCAACGCCCGCACCGGCGAGCCCTGCCATGGGGTGGCGTTCTTTGCCGGAACCCGCGTGGATGGTCCCGGCATGCCCAAGGCGATCGCGGTTGCTGCCCGGGCGCAGTCGAAGCTGCTGCGACGCCGCCGTCTGCGGGGGCTTGCCAAGCTGCCGGTCGAGGAGGCCGAGCGGCTGCGACGCATGTACGAGGCGCAGGACCCCAAAGACATCCTGATGGAGGCAAAGCCCAAGCTGCAGCTGGGCACGCCGATCGACCGCGTGCGACTCCCCGACTGGGCAGACCCGTCGCTCGCCGAGATGAAGCGGCAGGCCAGGATCGGGGCGTTGAAGACCAGCTCGATGGTGCCCACCGTGCTGCCGATTCAGATCGTGCGGATCGGACAACTGGCGCTGATCTGCTGCCCGGGCGAGTTCACCACGGTCGCGGGTCGGCGCGTGGTGGAAACGGTGCGTGCGGCGCTCGATGGCCACGGGGTCACCGAGGTGCTGATCATGACGTACTGCAACGACTACATGGGCTACGTCACCACCCACCAGGAATACGAGCAGCAGGCCTACGAGGGCGGTCACACCATCTTCGGTCGTTGGACCTTGGGAGCGTTCCAGACCCAGTTCGAGAAGCTCGCTCAACAACTGGCGATGCCCTCGGACGACCGTGATTACGACCGGGACACCCGGCCGGCTCCCCAACCCGCCGACGAGCTGGCGCTGCGGAGCAACCTCCCGGTTCCCTAG